A section of the Amblyomma americanum isolate KBUSLIRL-KWMA chromosome 2, ASM5285725v1, whole genome shotgun sequence genome encodes:
- the LOC144121273 gene encoding P2X purinoceptor 4-like isoform X2, whose amino-acid sequence MGMNCVKATGNYFFEYDTLKVVHIGNKKIGVLNRLIQLFILGYIIGYVIIYQKGYQQFSSFNAATTTKVKGVVSTKNISDDAFYPFLSDKSVYKRVWDIADIVVPPEESNQFFVTTNLIITPSQEIKNCPEDPSIKEARCKSENDTTSCTAGKSIMIGNGVMTGRCVKAAKPNETLHVCEISGWCPVEQDYGPLKDGTPLLSDVRNFTVLIKNYIEFSLFHVRRSNLHDIENSTYIKYCRYHPEKDPHCPVFRIGDMVDAAGEDFDDVATKGGVIQVLISWDCNLDYDVKYCIPNYSFLRLDDPKTALAKGWNFRYPKYYNEKERSLVKAYGITFVILVQGRAGKISPIPIAINIGSGLGLMVVATVLCDLVVLNCLKRRDLYKSKKYKFVTSEEQYNGFSNQAFS is encoded by the exons ATGGGGATGAACTGCGTTAAGGCTACAGGAAATTATTTCTTTGAATACGACACTCTCAAAGTCGTGCACATCGGGAACAAAAAAATCGGCGTGCTCAATAGGCTCATTCAACTTTTCATTTTGGGCTACATCATTGG GTATGTCATCATCTACCAGAAGGGCTACCAGCAGTTCAGCTCCTTTAATGCAGCGACGACAACAAAAGTTAAAGGGGTTGTGTCCACGAAAAACATATCGGACGATGCATTTTATCCATTCCTTTCGGACAAGTCTGTATACAAACGTGTCTGGGACATTGCAGACATTGTTGTTCCACCAGAG GAGAGCAACCAGTTCTTCGTCACTACAAACTTGATTATAACACCCAGCCAAGAAATTAAAAATTGCCCAGAG GACCCCAGCATCAAAGAGGCCCGCTGCAAGTCTGAGAATGACACAACTTCTTGTACCGCTGGGAAGTCTATTATGATCGGAAACG GTGTCATGACAGGTCGATGTGTGAAGGCTGCCAAACCAAATGAAACTCTGCACGTATGCGAAATTTCGGGCTGGTGTCCAGTGGAGCAAGATTATGGCCCCTT AAAGGATGGCACACCGTTGTTGTCCGATGTCCGGAACTTCACGGTCCTCATCAAAAACTACATTGAGTTCTCACTCTTCCATGTTCGAAG GAGCAACCTTCATGACATTGAAAACTCGACATATATTAAGTACTGCCGGTACCACCCGGAGAAAGACCCGCACTGCCCTGTATTTCGCATCGGTGACATGGTGGATGCTGCGGGCGAAGACTTTGATGACGTCGCTACCAAG GGTGGTGTAATACAAGTGCTAATATCGTGGGACTGCAACTTGGATTATGATGTGAAGTACTGCATTCCTAACTATTCTTTTCTGCGGCTGGATGACCCCAAAACAGCACTTGCCAAGGGCTGGAATTTTAG GTATCCCAAGTACTACAACGAGAAAGAACGAAGCCTCGTCAAGGCATACGGCATCACCTTTGTCATCCTTGTCCAAGGCAGGGCAGGCAAAATCAGCCCCATTCCTATCGCCATCAATATAGGTTCGGGCTTGGGACTCATGGTAGTG GCCACAGTACTTTGTGACCTTGTTGTACTCAACTGTCTAAAACGCCGCGATTTGTACAAATCTAAAAAGTACAAGTTCGTTACCAGCGAGGAGCAGTACAAT
- the LOC144121273 gene encoding P2X purinoceptor 4-like isoform X1 has product MGMNCVKATGNYFFEYDTLKVVHIGNKKIGVLNRLIQLFILGYIIGYVIIYQKGYQQFSSFNAATTTKVKGVVSTKNISDDAFYPFLSDKSVYKRVWDIADIVVPPEESNQFFVTTNLIITPSQEIKNCPEDPSIKEARCKSENDTTSCTAGKSIMIGNGVMTGRCVKAAKPNETLHVCEISGWCPVEQDYGPLKDGTPLLSDVRNFTVLIKNYIEFSLFHVRRSNLHDIENSTYIKYCRYHPEKDPHCPVFRIGDMVDAAGEDFDDVATKGGVIQVLISWDCNLDYDVKYCIPNYSFLRLDDPKTALAKGWNFRYPKYYNEKERSLVKAYGITFVILVQGRAGKISPIPIAINIGSGLGLMVVATVLCDLVVLNCLKRRDLYKSKKYKFVTSEEQYNQVKVACLGTESFYLRS; this is encoded by the exons ATGGGGATGAACTGCGTTAAGGCTACAGGAAATTATTTCTTTGAATACGACACTCTCAAAGTCGTGCACATCGGGAACAAAAAAATCGGCGTGCTCAATAGGCTCATTCAACTTTTCATTTTGGGCTACATCATTGG GTATGTCATCATCTACCAGAAGGGCTACCAGCAGTTCAGCTCCTTTAATGCAGCGACGACAACAAAAGTTAAAGGGGTTGTGTCCACGAAAAACATATCGGACGATGCATTTTATCCATTCCTTTCGGACAAGTCTGTATACAAACGTGTCTGGGACATTGCAGACATTGTTGTTCCACCAGAG GAGAGCAACCAGTTCTTCGTCACTACAAACTTGATTATAACACCCAGCCAAGAAATTAAAAATTGCCCAGAG GACCCCAGCATCAAAGAGGCCCGCTGCAAGTCTGAGAATGACACAACTTCTTGTACCGCTGGGAAGTCTATTATGATCGGAAACG GTGTCATGACAGGTCGATGTGTGAAGGCTGCCAAACCAAATGAAACTCTGCACGTATGCGAAATTTCGGGCTGGTGTCCAGTGGAGCAAGATTATGGCCCCTT AAAGGATGGCACACCGTTGTTGTCCGATGTCCGGAACTTCACGGTCCTCATCAAAAACTACATTGAGTTCTCACTCTTCCATGTTCGAAG GAGCAACCTTCATGACATTGAAAACTCGACATATATTAAGTACTGCCGGTACCACCCGGAGAAAGACCCGCACTGCCCTGTATTTCGCATCGGTGACATGGTGGATGCTGCGGGCGAAGACTTTGATGACGTCGCTACCAAG GGTGGTGTAATACAAGTGCTAATATCGTGGGACTGCAACTTGGATTATGATGTGAAGTACTGCATTCCTAACTATTCTTTTCTGCGGCTGGATGACCCCAAAACAGCACTTGCCAAGGGCTGGAATTTTAG GTATCCCAAGTACTACAACGAGAAAGAACGAAGCCTCGTCAAGGCATACGGCATCACCTTTGTCATCCTTGTCCAAGGCAGGGCAGGCAAAATCAGCCCCATTCCTATCGCCATCAATATAGGTTCGGGCTTGGGACTCATGGTAGTG GCCACAGTACTTTGTGACCTTGTTGTACTCAACTGTCTAAAACGCCGCGATTTGTACAAATCTAAAAAGTACAAGTTCGTTACCAGCGAGGAGCAGTACAAT